A single region of the Brachypodium distachyon strain Bd21 chromosome 3, Brachypodium_distachyon_v3.0, whole genome shotgun sequence genome encodes:
- the LOC112271675 gene encoding L10-interacting MYB domain-containing protein-like, giving the protein MEPIKVDFVKAVWDATAARIFCECATKQVQLGNRPTKFLSSTGYKNLVADFNAQTGRNYERRQLKNRWDDLKAIHSAWVFYKNKATRLGWNEDTQTIIADEEQWAELIKIHKPIKAFRKGPPDNLELMHIMFDKANVDGTTSIMLGVEEVVAIQVEEDVIDLDEEETSTVSPWLKTRPKRPSSAIPCSPSNPKKANMSNEFQMFVDHVVTESSSNSTTTEAKEIAAIMEEVPKCGASELSDEHYIATKLFAKSTNRSFFLSMKTNEGQLNWLKRQYEDRKRN; this is encoded by the exons ATGGAACCTATCAAAGTGGATTTTGTGAAAGCTGTGTGGGATGCTACCGCTGCTAGGATTTTTTGTGAGTGCGCCACCAAACAAGTTCAGCTTGGAAACAGGCCAACCAAATTCTTGAGTTCTACCGGATACAAGAACTTAGTGGCAGATTTCAATGCTCAGACCGGGAGAAACTATGAGAGAAGGCAGCTGAAAAATCGTTGGGACGATTTGAAGGCTATTCATTCAGCGTGGGTGTTCTACAAAAATAAGGCAACTAGACTTGGATGGAATGAAGATACGCAAACCATAATAGCTGATGAAGAGCAGTGGGCTGAATTGATCAAG ATTCACAAGCCAATTAAAGCATTCCGCAAGGGACCACCAGACAACTTGGAGTTGATGCATATTATGTTTGACAAGGCTAATGTTGATGGTACCACATCCATTATGCTGGGAGTGGAAGAGGTAGTTGCCATTCAAGTTGAAGAAGATGTGATTGATTTAGATGAAGAAGAGACTTCTACTGTTAGCCCATGGCTCAAGACTAGGCCCAAACGTCCATCAAGTGCAATACCTTGTAGTCCATCTAACCCGAAGAAGGCCAATATGTCTAATGAGTTCCAAATGTTTGTTGACCATGTTGTTACTGAAAGTAGTAGTAACAGTACTACTACCGAAGCTAAGGAGATTGCAGCCATCATGGAAGAGGTTCCCAAGTGTGGAGCATCCGAGTTGAGTGATGAGCACTACATTGCTACAAAGTTGTTTGCTAAATCTACAAATCGTAGTTTCTTTCTATCTATGAAGACAAATGAGGGGCAGCTCAATTGGCTCAAGAGACAATATGAGGACAGGAAGAGAAACTAG